From the genome of Mugil cephalus isolate CIBA_MC_2020 chromosome 2, CIBA_Mcephalus_1.1, whole genome shotgun sequence, one region includes:
- the LOC125004769 gene encoding lipopolysaccharide-induced tumor necrosis factor-alpha factor homolog isoform X1, which yields MTLPLLFGLTEPEVIWMWSGSKIKRLCVLFTDERNSGQDVRVYQIYSPFSPPPPPPPSFSFSPGLGCSTQTHLPLPATPTHTPRPKFVSYETALYRSPALTTCPSCQTQVTTQVTFRVGTHAWLMCLVFVLCGLVLCCCLIPFFVNHFKDAYHTCPRCRLVLHVQKKTCCK from the exons ATGACCCTCCCTTTGTTGTTTGGTTTAACGGAGCCTGAAGTAATCTGGATGTGGAGCGGGTCAAAAATAAAACGTCTGTGTGtattatttacagatgaaagAAATTCCGGACAAGACGTGAGGGTCTACCAGATCTACTCACCTTTcagtccaccaccaccacctccaccttctttctccttttcaccaGGTCTCGGCTGCTCCACTCAAACTCACTTACCTCTGCCAG CTACCCCTACACATACTCCCAGGCCAAAGTTTGTGAGCTATGAAACGGCGCTGTATCGCTCTCCAGCCCTGACGACGTGCCCCTCCTGTCAGACTCAAGTCACCACGCAGGTCACCTTCCGAGTCGGGACTCACGCATGGCTCATGTGTCTCGTGTTTGTGTTATGCGG GTTGGTGCTTTGCTGCTGCCTGATCCCATTCTTCGTAAACCACTTCAAGGATGCCTATCACACCTGCCCTCGGTGTCGGCTTGTTCTTCATGTGCAGAAGAAGACATGCTGCAAGTGA
- the LOC125004769 gene encoding cell death-inducing p53-target protein 1-like isoform X2, whose product MESLSKMDESFPTPPPYFLPDERNSGQDVRVYQIYSPFSPPPPPPPSFSFSPGLGCSTQTHLPLPATPTHTPRPKFVSYETALYRSPALTTCPSCQTQVTTQVTFRVGTHAWLMCLVFVLCGLVLCCCLIPFFVNHFKDAYHTCPRCRLVLHVQKKTCCK is encoded by the exons ATGGAGTCACTGTCAAAAATGGATGAGTCATTTCCGACGCCGCCACCATACTTTCTACCAG atgaaagAAATTCCGGACAAGACGTGAGGGTCTACCAGATCTACTCACCTTTcagtccaccaccaccacctccaccttctttctccttttcaccaGGTCTCGGCTGCTCCACTCAAACTCACTTACCTCTGCCAG CTACCCCTACACATACTCCCAGGCCAAAGTTTGTGAGCTATGAAACGGCGCTGTATCGCTCTCCAGCCCTGACGACGTGCCCCTCCTGTCAGACTCAAGTCACCACGCAGGTCACCTTCCGAGTCGGGACTCACGCATGGCTCATGTGTCTCGTGTTTGTGTTATGCGG GTTGGTGCTTTGCTGCTGCCTGATCCCATTCTTCGTAAACCACTTCAAGGATGCCTATCACACCTGCCCTCGGTGTCGGCTTGTTCTTCATGTGCAGAAGAAGACATGCTGCAAGTGA